CACTAAGAGATATAGCCGTGGATTTACGCGCCACGATTCGTGAATCACGCGGAGAATCTGACGACAATCACAACGGCCAGCACAACTTGAGCCAATTGATTGATCATGTACGTGAGCGCACCAACAGCCTTACCCACATCCTTGCGCAAACATCTAGCCACCGTGAAGAGCTAATTAACCAAGTCACCAGTCTTGCCAATTTCTCCTCCGAGTTAGATTCAATGGCAAAAGGCGTAGCGGTCATTGCCAACCAAACCAATTTACTTGCACTCAATGCCGCTATTGAAGCTGCGCGGGCAGGTGAATCGGGCCGAGGCTTTGCCGTAGTTGCCGATGAAGTTCGCAAGCTTTCTACGATGTCGGCTGAAACTGGCAAGCAGATGTCCATCAAAGTAGCCGACATCGATCACGCCTTACGGGACGCAGGCCAAAAAGCCGCCAATATCAGCACCAGCGAATCTCAGCAAATAGGGATGGCCTTGCAATTACTCAATGAATCTCTTTCTGATTTCACCAGTGCCACACAGCAAATGGCACAGACCAATAGCAATTTACAAGCTCAGGGCAATAAAGTTGAACAAGAGCTGAATCAAACCTTAGTTGCTCTTCAGTTTCAAGATAGGGTGTGCCAGATGATGGCGCATGTTGAACAAGACTTAAGCCACCTAGAAGATTACTTAGCCGCTCTAATCAGTGCCCCCATCGATTCTCCACCCCCGCTATCTCTAGCAGACTGGCTAGCCCGATTACGCAGCACTTACTCCACTCAAGAGCAAGCGGCATTGCATGGCGGCTTACCAAGCAAGCCGAGCACAGCAGCAGGGGAGCCCGAGTTCTTTTAAAGCTATCGGCACTGCAATGGTGCCGTTTTACTCGATGGCCACCGCTCAAAACATAATAAAACCGCACACCATGTAGGGGCGCTGCTTGCTACGCCCCTTTACCAATCCGGCAGCTTGACAGCAAATATTAAATCCTGATTGACACTGGCTCATGAAGTGCTAAATCTAATCAATGTAATGATTATTTAAGCACTTACGAATACATACCCAAATAAAGCTTAGCGACATGGTACGAGTACCATCAGCGATTTTTAACTTTCGTTCCGCCCCCAAAAGGAGCTAAACCCGAAGGGCTGAGCCGGTGAATGAGCATTCACTGCGTGATGCTCCTCGACAATAACCCGTTATTGCCTTCATCACATGCCTTGTGCTTGGCCGTTTTCCGGCTCAGCGCAATGGCGAATGAAACATCAACAGACCCCGCCATGAAACACACCTTCCAAAATCTAGGCGTAATGGTGTGCTCAAGACTGCCAACAGAGGCCCACCATGATGGATCTTAGCAAAGCAAGGCTAATCTTTTTTGAAGAAGCTGAAGAGCTATGCGATGCGCTAGAAACCGCCCTGCTCGATCCTATCGCCTACCCACCCAGCACGGAAACTTATAACTTATTATTTCGTACCGCCCATACCATTAAAGGCTCTGGCGGCATCTTTGGGCTGGAAGCCTTGGTGAGATTTGCCCATGTTGTCGAAAACGTATTAGAGCGCTTACGTAGCAATCAACTGGCCTTAAGCGATGAGTTAATTTCGCTCCTACTCGCCAGCAATGATCACCTACGCCGCTTGCTGTTAACCAGCGCGGGCAGTGAAGCAATGGCCTTAGTGGATCTGCCCAAAGGCATACCGCTGCTAGAAAGCCTGTATCAATATCAAGACGTACAACCCACAGCCCGCAGCGTTTCTGACATCGTAGCGCCTCCAAATGAACCGCTTACCCTTTCGCCGCTGCGGCAGTTTTCTTTACGTTTATATCCTAATACCTTTCGATTTGATTTCTACCCACTTTCTTTTTTACACGACTTGAATATCAGTGGCTCCACCATGTTGGGCAGTGGCAAACCAGCACTGGTGCTGGATATCCCCCAACCTATTCAACACGCGTGGCGGCGTGAACGTAAGCTAATTCGTCAACACACTGAAGCATCCGTCAGGGATAAGCATTAGCACCAACCACCGTTTGTCAAAAAGGAAATCAAAATGAACTGGTTCCACAACATCCGCATCCAAATCAAGCTTGCAATCGGCTATGGTGTCATTCTGCTGCTAATGGCTGGCATTCTCTGGGTAGGCATCAGTAGCTTGGGGCTTATGAGCGATCAAACACAAGAAATTGTGGATGATCGATACGCCAAAGTTGATATGTCTAATAGCATTATTAACAACACACTCAATAACGGCCGATCAATTAGAAATATGGTTTTGGTCGAGCCTGCTCAGCAAGAACAACACAAAGCTGATATTGAAAAACGCCGAGCCGAAAACAAAGCATTGCTTGATCAGCTAGACAAAACCATCAACACCACAAAAGGGAGAGAGGGATACAACAAAATAATGGCACAAAGAAACACATTAAATGAGAAGTACACCACCTTTTATGGCTTAGCAGCACAAAAAGATCGCAAACCCGCAATTGATTTTTTACTTAAAGAATTTGCCCCTAGCAATACCGCCTACACAGAAGCATTAAATGAATTTGGCGGCTTCCAACAAGAAAGGATGCTGGCGCTTAGCAAGGAGTCAAAAGCAAGCGCCGTGAGTACACGTAGTTTGATGCTGCTGTCAGGTGGAATAGCACTAGCCGTCACCATCTTGCTCGCCGTATTAATTACCCGCA
This genomic interval from Iodobacter fluviatilis contains the following:
- a CDS encoding methyl-accepting chemotaxis protein — encoded protein: MKTHRYLWNGCNLLSATLAIVMAGMLNLPWLAALYFPIGMLFNRLAHAKPPTAIEPLTQKDDAEPAPLPQLLTAVAPIWRGNIELARRQSEEAGNQLGQTLRDIAVDLRATIRESRGESDDNHNGQHNLSQLIDHVRERTNSLTHILAQTSSHREELINQVTSLANFSSELDSMAKGVAVIANQTNLLALNAAIEAARAGESGRGFAVVADEVRKLSTMSAETGKQMSIKVADIDHALRDAGQKAANISTSESQQIGMALQLLNESLSDFTSATQQMAQTNSNLQAQGNKVEQELNQTLVALQFQDRVCQMMAHVEQDLSHLEDYLAALISAPIDSPPPLSLADWLARLRSTYSTQEQAALHGGLPSKPSTAAGEPEFF
- a CDS encoding Hpt domain-containing protein, whose amino-acid sequence is MMDLSKARLIFFEEAEELCDALETALLDPIAYPPSTETYNLLFRTAHTIKGSGGIFGLEALVRFAHVVENVLERLRSNQLALSDELISLLLASNDHLRRLLLTSAGSEAMALVDLPKGIPLLESLYQYQDVQPTARSVSDIVAPPNEPLTLSPLRQFSLRLYPNTFRFDFYPLSFLHDLNISGSTMLGSGKPALVLDIPQPIQHAWRRERKLIRQHTEASVRDKH